The segment TGCGGAGGAGAGAAAGGGCAGAGCcggcgcccccccccccacccccccgagCCCCTTGTGGGGGGGGGTaggagggagcagagagtgACCTCTCCCCCCGCAGGACACGGGTGAGCTGTGTCTGCAGAGCGCGCAGTGCAAGAGCCACTGCTGCCACCGCGAGAGCGGCCTCAGCCTGGCCCGGTGCGCCCCGAAGGCGGCCGAGATGCAGGACTGCTCCCGCAAGGTACGTACTGCCCTGCCCCGGGGGCACAGCGGCGACGGGGCCGGACCCCCGCTGCACCGCGCCCCCCCCGCTGCACTGCGCCCCCCCCCGCTGCACTGCGCCTTGCTCTCCGCAGAGCCTCTATGGGGTGTACTACAAGTGTCCCTGTGAGAGCGGCTTGTCCTGCAACGCTGATAGATCCATCGTGGGCACCATCACCAACACTGACTTCGGTGTCTGCGAGGACCCTGCGGAAACCAAAGCGTCGCGGTGAAGTCCCCcgagtgccccccccccccccttcccctggTTCTCCCCTCCCCAGGGATGCCAGtacctgcctgtgctgccctgAGGAGCCTGTTCGAGTAAAGAGCATCTTGTGCTGAGCTGCGAGACAGCCtcttcatccatccatcctctggggacagcagggacaggagggCCCAGACAAAGCCACAGGGCTGTGATGGCTTTACCCATACGTGTGTGCACAGTGTATGTAATTGTACAATAACCCGGTCCAGGCCGGCAGTGGGCCATGGGGTGAGCTCTGCTCAGGGGTGCGTTGGCAAATGGGGTACATGGGAAGCTGCGGCACTGCTGGGATCTGAGGAAGCCTTTGGGTTGTGTCAGACTCAGTTTATTGGCTCCTTTCTGGTTGGAAACGTCACCTAGAAAAGGTTTGTCACTGaagaagaaggacttggaggtggTGTGGAAGCTGGGGGTGCTCAATGTGCTGGTGGTCATGTCTCCCTCTGCATGCAGCTGGcccagggactgcagtgacaggacaaggggtgatgggttcagactgaaacagggcaagatcaggttggatctaaggcagaagctgttccctgggagggtgctgaggcgctggcacagggtgcccagagaagctgtggctgccccatccctggcagtgctcaaggccaggttggacacaggggcttggagcagctgctccagtggaaggggtccctgcccgtggcaggggttggagctggaggagctttaaggtccctttcaacacacaccattccatgattccatagAATCTATATAGACACTGCACTCCGGGAGC is part of the Melopsittacus undulatus isolate bMelUnd1 chromosome 16, bMelUnd1.mat.Z, whole genome shotgun sequence genome and harbors:
- the CLPS gene encoding colipase; the protein is MANILYPCVLLAMLLLAEAVPMEQERGLVFNLDTGELCLQSAQCKSHCCHRESGLSLARCAPKAAEMQDCSRKSLYGVYYKCPCESGLSCNADRSIVGTITNTDFGVCEDPAETKASR